In a genomic window of Pseudomonas putida:
- a CDS encoding YjbH domain-containing protein, which yields MNLRVAAVLLLPCGLAYAEPRITQNDFGGAGLLQTPTARMAPDGELSLNANRTDPYSRYSVSLQPFEWLEGSFRYTAITNRPYGPESLSGNQSYKDKAVDIKARLWQETHWAPELALGFRDIGGTGLFASEFLVANKRYENLDFSAGIAWGYLGNRGDFDNPLGELDDRFKTRPASEGTGDVNAGSYFRGSPSFFGGVSYQTPWDRLSLKLEYEGNDYKHEPKDNVIEQDSPINLGAVFKLTDSVDLSAAWERGNTAMFGITFHTNFVSRKAPVKNYDPPAEPLPAKAPSTPTDQVDWADVSRRLQQNAGYKVERISQRGPELIVYGEQSRYFHSAKAVGRASRILDNSVNDDIDWFTVVNKRYDLPLEETSVPRQTFREVINNEEPLQSLHRTTEINAAMPHNEKTLYTQAPQKFAYGVGLGFKQNVGGPDGLLYQFTADADAEYRFTPNTWWNGLLSADLANNFDKFTYDAPSNLPRVRTDLRQYLTTSETTMPLFQVTHAQQLDKDLYGMVYGGYLESMFAGVGGELLFRPTGARWSLGADLNYVRQRDFDQGFGLRDYSVLTGHITGYTDLPYDTLAAISVGRYLAGDWGGTLDISREFSNGVRFGAWATLTTVTGAQYGEGSFDKGIYLSIPFDELMSMSTMRRANLVWSPLTRDGGARLNRSFQLHSMTDSRDDDMFYRNFEKITE from the coding sequence TTGAATTTACGTGTTGCAGCGGTGTTGTTATTGCCCTGTGGTCTGGCCTATGCCGAACCACGTATTACCCAAAATGACTTCGGTGGCGCCGGCCTGTTGCAGACCCCGACGGCGCGCATGGCACCCGACGGCGAGTTGAGCCTGAACGCCAACCGGACCGATCCCTACAGCCGTTACAGCGTCTCGCTGCAGCCCTTCGAATGGCTGGAAGGTTCGTTTCGCTACACCGCCATCACCAACCGCCCGTATGGCCCCGAGTCGCTGAGCGGCAACCAGAGCTATAAGGACAAGGCGGTCGATATCAAGGCCCGGCTCTGGCAGGAAACCCATTGGGCGCCCGAGCTGGCGCTGGGCTTCCGAGACATCGGTGGTACGGGCCTGTTCGCCAGTGAATTCCTGGTGGCCAACAAGCGCTATGAGAATCTCGATTTCAGCGCCGGCATTGCCTGGGGTTACCTGGGTAATCGTGGCGACTTCGACAACCCGCTGGGCGAGCTCGACGATCGCTTCAAGACCCGGCCGGCCAGTGAAGGCACCGGTGACGTCAACGCCGGCTCATATTTTCGTGGCAGTCCTTCGTTCTTCGGCGGTGTCAGCTACCAGACGCCCTGGGATCGGTTGAGCCTGAAACTCGAATACGAAGGCAACGACTACAAGCACGAGCCCAAGGACAACGTGATCGAGCAGGACTCGCCGATCAACCTCGGCGCGGTGTTCAAGCTGACCGATTCGGTGGACCTCAGCGCGGCGTGGGAACGTGGCAACACGGCGATGTTCGGCATCACTTTTCACACCAACTTCGTCAGTCGCAAGGCACCGGTGAAAAACTACGATCCTCCGGCCGAACCGCTGCCGGCCAAGGCACCGTCGACACCGACCGATCAGGTCGACTGGGCCGACGTGTCCCGACGCTTGCAGCAAAACGCCGGTTACAAGGTCGAGCGCATCAGCCAGCGTGGCCCCGAGTTGATTGTGTATGGCGAGCAGTCGCGTTATTTCCATTCGGCCAAGGCCGTGGGGCGTGCCAGCCGGATTCTGGACAATAGCGTCAACGACGATATCGACTGGTTCACCGTGGTGAACAAGCGCTACGACCTGCCGCTGGAAGAGACCAGCGTGCCTCGGCAGACCTTCCGCGAAGTGATCAACAACGAGGAGCCGCTGCAATCGCTGCACCGCACCACCGAGATCAATGCCGCGATGCCGCACAATGAAAAGACCCTCTACACCCAGGCGCCGCAGAAGTTCGCCTATGGCGTCGGGCTGGGCTTCAAGCAGAACGTTGGTGGCCCGGATGGCTTGCTCTATCAGTTCACCGCCGACGCGGATGCCGAATACCGGTTCACGCCCAATACCTGGTGGAACGGCTTGCTCAGTGCCGACCTTGCGAACAACTTCGACAAGTTCACCTACGACGCGCCGAGCAATCTGCCCCGTGTTCGCACCGACTTGCGCCAGTACCTGACGACTTCCGAAACCACCATGCCGCTGTTCCAGGTGACCCATGCCCAACAGCTGGACAAGGACCTGTACGGCATGGTCTACGGCGGCTATCTGGAATCGATGTTTGCCGGGGTCGGGGGCGAGCTGTTGTTCCGCCCGACGGGCGCGCGCTGGTCGCTGGGGGCGGATCTGAACTACGTGCGTCAGCGTGATTTCGATCAGGGCTTTGGCCTGCGCGATTACTCGGTGTTGACCGGGCACATCACCGGCTACACCGACCTGCCGTACGATACGCTGGCGGCAATCAGCGTCGGGCGCTATCTGGCGGGTGACTGGGGCGGTACGCTGGACATCTCGCGGGAGTTTTCCAACGGCGTACGCTTCGGTGCCTGGGCAACACTCACCACGGTGACCGGTGCCCAGTACGGTGAAGGCAGCTTCGACAAGGGCATTTACCTGTCCATTCCGTTCGACGAACTGATGAGCATGTCGACCATGCGTCGCGCCAACCTGGTCTGGTCACCGCTGACTCGGGACGGTGGTGCAAGGCTCAACCGCAGCTTCCAGCTGCACTCGATGACCGATAGCCGTGATGACGATATGTTCTACCGCAACTTCGAGAAGATCACTGAGTAA
- a CDS encoding undecaprenyl-phosphate glucose phosphotransferase → MDLSLRINRNTGLKGLTFWGQWALAQAFVVSLLFILAERHTGSVEFYYRMCAVLAVLASVPAYTFSGVYRKRDNYVTGLGRLFMGWSMTMGGLACVAFICKADALFSREVILSWAVYGFLGQAFLYAPLHAFSKYYQRSRKSEHKTLIVGTGDLALGLARKLSHLENLPLVGLVSDGALPALEADAPNIVGAQEELLDLIKTHDIRRLYITLPLSEAAKIEAMYGELLDANVDVVWVPDLNSLTLLNHSVKVVDGLPAIYLNESPLTSRPTAALSKSLMEKSVALLAIILLSPVLLIIALAVKLNSPGPVFFKQDRHGWNGKVIQVWKFRSMRVHDDKDVKQASRNDSRITAVGRFIRRTSLDELPQLFNVLQGHMALVGPRPHAVAHNNYYSGKILAYMARHRIKPGITGLAQINGCRGETDTLDKMQKRVEIDLKYINNWSLWLDLKILVKTPFTLLSKDIY, encoded by the coding sequence ATGGATCTTAGTTTACGAATCAATCGAAATACCGGCCTCAAGGGACTGACCTTCTGGGGCCAATGGGCGCTGGCACAAGCCTTTGTCGTTTCATTGTTATTCATACTGGCGGAGCGGCACACCGGATCGGTCGAATTTTATTACCGCATGTGCGCAGTTCTGGCGGTATTGGCCTCGGTCCCGGCTTATACCTTCAGCGGGGTGTATCGCAAACGGGATAACTATGTGACAGGTCTGGGTCGCCTGTTCATGGGTTGGTCCATGACCATGGGCGGCCTGGCTTGCGTTGCCTTTATCTGCAAGGCCGATGCGCTGTTTTCCCGGGAGGTGATCCTGAGCTGGGCGGTGTACGGCTTCCTCGGGCAGGCCTTCCTGTACGCGCCGCTGCATGCTTTTTCGAAGTACTACCAACGCTCACGCAAAAGCGAACACAAGACTCTGATCGTCGGCACCGGCGACCTGGCGCTGGGGTTGGCCAGGAAGCTGAGCCATCTGGAAAACCTGCCGCTGGTTGGCCTGGTGAGCGACGGCGCCCTTCCCGCCCTGGAAGCGGATGCACCGAATATCGTCGGTGCCCAGGAAGAGCTGCTGGACCTGATCAAGACCCACGACATCCGTCGCCTGTACATCACCCTGCCGCTGTCTGAAGCAGCAAAGATCGAAGCCATGTATGGCGAGTTGCTGGACGCCAACGTCGACGTGGTCTGGGTGCCGGATCTGAACAGCCTGACGCTGCTCAATCACTCGGTAAAAGTCGTGGACGGCCTGCCGGCGATCTACTTGAACGAAAGCCCGCTGACCAGCCGGCCTACCGCCGCCTTGAGCAAAAGCCTGATGGAAAAAAGCGTGGCATTGCTGGCGATCATTCTGCTCAGCCCCGTGCTGCTGATCATCGCGCTAGCGGTGAAGCTGAACTCGCCGGGCCCGGTGTTCTTCAAGCAGGACCGCCATGGCTGGAACGGCAAGGTGATCCAGGTCTGGAAGTTCCGCTCGATGCGCGTGCACGATGACAAGGACGTCAAGCAGGCCAGCCGCAACGATTCGCGCATCACCGCTGTCGGCCGCTTCATCCGCCGCACCTCGCTGGACGAACTGCCGCAGTTGTTCAACGTGCTGCAAGGGCACATGGCACTGGTGGGCCCAAGGCCGCACGCGGTGGCGCACAACAACTATTACTCCGGAAAAATCCTCGCCTACATGGCGCGCCATCGAATCAAACCGGGCATCACGGGCCTGGCGCAAATCAATGGTTGCCGTGGCGAGACCGATACCCTGGACAAGATGCAGAAGCGGGTCGAGATTGATTTGAAGTACATCAATAACTGGTCGTTGTGGCTGGATCTGAAGATCCTGGTCAAGACGCCGTTTACGTTGTTGTCGAAGGATATTTATTGA
- a CDS encoding winged helix-turn-helix domain-containing protein, with product METSTTLPRKYFVVVTHSTTSQRELESLLSSERFNSFSTSQAHMFIEDATPSSSAPMLMEFTYPRVARKNIPHTIEHDTQKILATLEAEWNAAQSVNPFASLPAKSQEPQKTEGDAPTNEAWQLDDDQNVLIKDNVEISLTGLEAALVRKMLHHEERVVSRDELILSIGREPEQYRGLEMCLSRLQDKFKSASHGERLFRAVRNRGYCLIQEVTSETRSA from the coding sequence ATGGAAACCAGTACGACTCTCCCAAGGAAATATTTTGTAGTTGTGACCCACAGCACAACTTCGCAACGTGAACTGGAAAGCTTACTGTCCAGCGAGCGTTTCAATTCGTTTAGTACATCCCAGGCGCACATGTTTATTGAAGACGCCACGCCCTCCTCTTCCGCTCCGATGCTGATGGAATTCACCTACCCACGCGTGGCCAGGAAGAACATCCCGCACACCATCGAACATGACACGCAGAAAATCCTCGCGACATTGGAAGCCGAGTGGAATGCCGCACAATCGGTCAATCCGTTTGCCAGCCTTCCAGCCAAGTCGCAGGAGCCGCAAAAAACCGAAGGTGACGCGCCAACTAACGAAGCCTGGCAACTCGATGACGATCAAAACGTATTGATCAAGGATAATGTCGAGATCAGTCTTACCGGACTTGAAGCCGCACTCGTCAGGAAAATGCTGCACCACGAAGAACGGGTCGTCAGTCGCGACGAACTGATTCTGAGCATTGGCCGGGAGCCGGAGCAGTATCGCGGCCTGGAAATGTGCCTGAGCCGTCTCCAGGACAAGTTCAAAAGCGCCAGTCATGGTGAACGACTGTTTCGAGCAGTGCGCAATCGCGGTTATTGCCTGATTCAGGAAGTGACCTCGGAAACACGTTCAGCCTGA
- a CDS encoding winged helix-turn-helix domain-containing protein gives MMLTGNLATTRIQHRKNSEPGVLTLGRTRGVAEHFSALVARHVRADITLEASTYTHPHNQNECPNSYRAIFVIIDSPQAMEENLALLESLRDDNQAPIICAVITGRGAFNKIKYYLAGADFCIKFNTLSDESFELLADFFNSEEWQKDINLVLDPTRICLSDNSKRLDISFAEMKILEAFSQNSNHILSHDEIASIMGLNTNFYDPRALEKSISRLRGKIKETYGTNAIQSIRGYGYRLMRGLISTA, from the coding sequence ATGATGCTTACAGGTAACTTGGCGACTACTAGAATTCAGCACCGGAAAAACAGCGAACCAGGCGTTCTTACCCTGGGTCGTACTCGTGGCGTGGCTGAACATTTTAGTGCATTAGTCGCAAGGCACGTACGCGCAGATATAACGCTCGAGGCAAGTACTTACACTCATCCGCATAACCAGAATGAGTGCCCGAATTCGTATCGCGCCATCTTCGTCATCATCGACAGCCCTCAGGCCATGGAAGAAAATCTCGCGCTGCTGGAAAGCCTTCGCGACGACAACCAGGCCCCTATCATATGCGCGGTCATCACCGGCCGAGGCGCTTTCAACAAGATCAAGTACTACCTCGCCGGCGCCGACTTTTGTATCAAGTTCAATACTCTTTCCGATGAAAGCTTTGAGTTGCTTGCCGACTTTTTCAATAGCGAAGAGTGGCAAAAAGACATCAACCTGGTATTGGACCCTACGCGTATTTGCCTGTCAGATAACAGCAAGCGACTGGACATCTCCTTTGCTGAAATGAAGATACTCGAGGCCTTTTCGCAAAACAGTAACCACATTCTAAGCCACGACGAAATCGCCAGTATCATGGGGCTCAACACCAATTTCTATGACCCCCGGGCACTGGAAAAATCGATCAGCCGCTTGCGTGGAAAAATCAAGGAAACCTATGGCACAAATGCTATCCAGAGCATTCGTGGGTACGGATATCGCCTCATGAGGGGGCTGATTTCGACAGCCTGA